A genome region from Calliopsis andreniformis isolate RMS-2024a chromosome 2, iyCalAndr_principal, whole genome shotgun sequence includes the following:
- the LOC143187000 gene encoding ATP-binding cassette sub-family G member 4: protein MEVLMHEASNGQDANVVSVYSAEKEPTKKLKDTQVDEAVHGFMETAAADTVDIMFEKITYTVSLGFRKGQKEILHGINGRLPAKQLIALMGPSGAGKSTLLNILSGYKITGMDGSIYVNGRSRQMNSFRKCSAYITQDDRLEPLLTVIENMKVAADLKLPTKIPRYEKETIIVEILTTLGLYEHRNTRAGRLSGGQKKRLSIALELVNNPTVMFLDEPTTGLDSSSCMQVVNLLKLLARQGRTIICTIHQPSASVFQLFDLVYVLAKGECLYHGATDQLIPYLENIKLPCPMYHNPADYVIELACGEYGEDKIRLLISGSQNGQSLQWFKDPDVLLDAKGLRAVYPLKKNVDSNGKKGLQATSLVHQIKILMARGILMCRRDTTLTHLRILVNVAVGFMLGSVFLETGTDASRVLDNYNLLFSILIHHMMTTMMLTVVTFPMQMSILLKEHFNRWYSLKAFYTAMTLVDLPLSIFCCFIFTLIVYLITSQPLEMTRFLMFLSISVLVVLIGQGTGLTIGAVFNVVNGTFIGPTLSVPLMMFSGFGVSLRDIPSYLKWGTYISFLRYGLEGYVSSLYGYGRSVLPCQEKNHTYCHYKYTSKFLSDIALDGEQFWNDIVALIMILILTRCAAYLLLKWRIVSVR from the exons ATGGAGGTATTGATGCACGAGGCGAGCAATGGCCAGGACGCGAACGTGGTCAGCGTGTACTCGGCGGAAAAAGAGCCGACCAAAAAGCTAAAGGATACTCAGGTGGATGAAGCAGTGCATGGGTTTATGGAGACTGCTGCAGCTGATACTGTTGATATCATGTTCGAAAAAATTACGTACACGGTGTCCCTTGGGTTTAGAAAAG GTCAGAAGGAGATATTGCACGGGATCAATGGAAGACTTCCAGCGAAACAGTTGATAGCACTGATGGGGCCATCCGGGGCAGGGAAGTCGACGTTGCTGAATATTCTGTCGGGATATAAAATTACTGGTATGGACGGCAGCATCTACGTCAATGGGCGGTCTCGACAGATGAATTCCTTTCGAAA ATGTAGCGCTTATATCACACAGGACGATCGCTTGGAGCCTTTGTTGACGGTCATCGAGAATATGAAAGTTGCCGCTGACCTCAAGTTGCCAACGAAGATTCCGCGATACGAGAAGGAAACGATA aTCGTAGAAATCTTGACCACTTTGGGCCTCTATGAGCACAGGAATACACGAGCTGGAAGATTAAGTGGTGGCCAGAAGAAGAGACTCTCCATCGCTCTGGAGCTGGTTAACAATCCAACCGTTATGTTTCTTGACGAGCCAACGAC AGGCCTAGATAGTTCATCCTGCATGCAAGTGGTGAATTTGTTGAAGCTCCTTGCGAGGCAAGGAAGAACCATTATTTGTACAATTCATCAGCCCAGTGCGTCAGTCttccaacttttcgatctg GTTTATGTATTAGCTAAAGGAGAATGTTTATACCATGGAGCGACTGATCAATTGATCCCTTATTTGGAGAATATCAAACTACCTTGCCCTATGTATCACAATCCAGCCGACTACG TTATAGAATTAGCCTGTGGCGAATATGGAGAGGACAAGATAAGGTTGTTGATATCTGGCTCACAAAATGGCCAAAGTTTGCAGTGGTTCAAAGATCCTGATGTTCTATTAGATGCGAAAGGCTTGAGAG ctGTCTATCCTCTCAAAAAAAATGTCGACTCGAACGGCAAAAAAGGTCTGCAGGCAACTTCCTTGGTTCATCAAATTAAAATCTTGATGGCACGGGGTATCCTGATGTGCAGAAGAGATACA ACTTTGACACATTTAAGAATTTTAGTCAATGTAGCTGTCGGTTTTATGCTTGGTTCAGTTTTTCTTGAAACTGGCACGGATGCTTCCAGAGTTTTAGACAATTACAATCTCTTATTCTCTATTCTTATACATCATATGATGACCACGATGATGCTCACGGTAGTCACTT TTCCTATGCAAATGAGCATTTTATTAAAGGAACACTTTAACAGATGGTATAGTCTAAAAGCATTCTACACGGCCATGACGCTGGTCGACCTACCGCTTTCGATTTTCTGTTGCTTCATTTTCACTTTAATAGTCTACCTCATAACATCGCAGCCGCTAGAAATGACACGGTTCCTGATGTTTCTCTCGATTAGCGTACTGGTAGTTCTCATAGGTCAAGGAACTGGCCTCACGATTGGAGCAGTATTTAATgtagtt AATGGAACATTTATAGGACCAACCTTATCTGTACCATTAATGATGTTTTCTGGCTTTGGTGTATCATTGCGCGACATACCGAGTTATCTTAAGTGGGGcacatacatcagttttttacgATACGGCTTAGAAGG ATACGTCAgttccctttatggctatggtcgATCGGTTTTGCCCTGTCAAGAGAAAAACCACACGTATTGTCATTACAAATACACGTCTAAGTTCCTCTCTGATATCGCCTTGGATGGTGAACAGTTCTGGAATGACATTGTAGCCCTGATTATGATACTAATCCTAACACGGTGTGCAGCTTATCTTCTTCTCAAGTGGAGGATTGTGTCCGTTCGGTAA
- the LOC143186927 gene encoding ATP-binding cassette sub-family G member 4 isoform X2 translates to METYDNDATADSTAKMIDEECSIQLKSDKNCVNLEIRPVTKMHVEFNNLSYSVHCNKVKSKRILENVTGCFRPGKLTAIIGPSGAGKTTLLRIISVLKSTNVQGSITVNGREWNGSVFRKHTCFLPQEFALLPLLTTRETLYIAAQLKVQGVRELRAFYLIVQEIADNLGLMNCLDTLVKNLSGGERKRLSIGVEMVTRPSVLLLDEPTSGLDSTSSNQVIGLLHGMAKAGCTVACAVHQPSSRMISQFDDLLVLHKGKSFYCGPWDDVLSTCNSAEYTCPQFYNIAEFVLEIMTEERRGDLNNLYRISRDKYLNWSSHFQYPINDITIMSKMDSAMCKSKTSSFWQEEKVLLLRAMICTKRDNTLTKLRLAAHVVIAFLLGVVFYNSGINASRVNSNIACVFFILLFLYFSSSMPAVLVFPVEAAVFLREYLNNWYRLRSYYTTKIMSDLPLQILCPTVFIIIAYYLTGQPMEYDRFLCTWLICVLTTILGQSSGMLIGIAFSTNLGVFLIPAINMPMILFAGFFLKFSEVISYLRPLCAVSFFRYAFEGILQAFYDGERNRLACTEVYCQLRSPKKILEMMDMPAVSYATTVIALCMWIFCLQVSTYLVLKWKAHIAER, encoded by the exons ATGGAAACATACGACAACGATGCAACCGCTGACTCAACAGCGAAAATGATTGATGAAGAATGCTCGATTCAGTTAAAAAGCGATAAAAATTGCGTTAATTTGGAAATACGGCCAGTGACCAAAATGCACGTCGAATTCAACAATCTTTCGTACAGCGTCCATTGCAATAAAG TAAAGTCAAAAAGAATACTGGAGAACGTGACTGGATGTTTCCGACCAGGAAAGTTGACCGCTATTATCGGTCCTTCCGGAGCAGGAAAGACAACGCTACTACGAATCATATCTGTCCTTAAATCAACAAACGTGCAAGGGTCAATTACTGTTAACGGCCGTGAATGGAACGGTAGCGTCTTTCGCAAGCACACTTGCTTTCTACCACAAGAATTTGCGTTGCTGCCTCTACTGACTACAAGAGAGACTCTGTACATCGCTGCGCAATTGAAAGTTCAAGGCGTTCGCGAGCTACGTGCTTTTTATTTGATA GTACAAGAAATAGCAGACAATCTGGGTTTAATGAACTGTTTGGATACACTGGTGAAGAATTTGAGTGGTGGAGAACGAAAGAGGCTGTCGATCGGAGTAGAAATGGTAACGAGGCCTTCCGTTTTACTTCTCGATGAACCCACTAGTGGACTCGACAGCACCTCTTCAAATCAG GTGATCGGTCTTCTGCACGGTATGGCAAAAGCAGGCTGTACAGTTGCCTGTGCAGTTCATCAACCCAGCAGCCGAATGATATCGCAATTTGATGATTTATTAGTCTTGCATAAAGGAAAATCCTTCTATTGTGGCCCCTGGGACGATGTTCTGAGTACTTGCAACAGCGCGGAATACACTTGCCCGCAATTTTACAATATAGCTGAGTTTG TTTTGGAGATCATGACAGAAGAAAGGAGAGGAGATTTGAATAATTTGTATAGAATAAGTCGCGACAAGTACCTGAATTGGAGCAGTCATTTTCAGTATCCTATTAATG ATATAACAATCATGTCTAAAATGGATAGTGCCATGTGTAAGTCAAAGACATCGTCCTTCTGGCAAGAAGAGAAAGTCCTTTTGTTGAGGGCGATGATTTGTACCAAACGAGACAAC ACCTTGACGAAGCTTAGGCTTGCAGCTCATGTGGTAATTGCATTTTTACTAGGCGTAGTGTTTTACAATTCTGGGATTAATGCTAGTAGAGTTAACAGCAATATAGCTTGTGTGTTTTTTATTTTGCTGTTCTTGTATTTCTCAAGCTCTATGCCCGCCGTGTTAGTGT TTCCTGTAGAAGCTGCTGTGTTTTTACGAGAATATCTAAACAATTGGTATCGTTTGAGGTCTTATTACACCACTAAAATCATGTCGGATTTACCACTACAA ATACTTTGTCCAACGGTGTTCATTATAATTGCTTACTACCTGACTGGACAACCTATGGAGTACGATAGATTTCTATGCACTTGGCTGATTTGCGTTTTAACAACGATCTTGGGACAATCGTCTGGAATGCTAATTGGCATTGCATTCAGCACAAAC TTAGGCGTATTTCTGATTCCTGCAATCAACATGCCGATGATCCTTTTCGCCGGATTTTTCCTGAAATTCAGCGAAGTGATCTCCTACCTGCGACCTTTATGCGCCGTTAGTTTCTTTAG GTACGCGTTTGAAGGAATTTTACAAGCGTTTTACGACGGTGAAAGGAATAGACTAGCTTGCACTGAAGTTTATTGTCAGTTACGTTCACCAAAAAAGATTCTAGAGATGATGGATATGCCTGCAGTTTCATATGCAACGACTGTAATAGCGCTGTGCATGTGGATATTTTGTCTGCAAGTTAGTACATATTTGGTACTTAAATGGAAAGCGCATATAGCTGAAAGATAA
- the LOC143186927 gene encoding ATP-binding cassette sub-family G member 4 isoform X1, with amino-acid sequence MMVDCLIANQGQTANAVTCDTAVRKLYSSGNGFINSRRDEFMYTLRENTTYELWPVVLQIKLHGVTVKEREEMETYDNDATADSTAKMIDEECSIQLKSDKNCVNLEIRPVTKMHVEFNNLSYSVHCNKVKSKRILENVTGCFRPGKLTAIIGPSGAGKTTLLRIISVLKSTNVQGSITVNGREWNGSVFRKHTCFLPQEFALLPLLTTRETLYIAAQLKVQGVRELRAFYLIVQEIADNLGLMNCLDTLVKNLSGGERKRLSIGVEMVTRPSVLLLDEPTSGLDSTSSNQVIGLLHGMAKAGCTVACAVHQPSSRMISQFDDLLVLHKGKSFYCGPWDDVLSTCNSAEYTCPQFYNIAEFVLEIMTEERRGDLNNLYRISRDKYLNWSSHFQYPINDITIMSKMDSAMCKSKTSSFWQEEKVLLLRAMICTKRDNTLTKLRLAAHVVIAFLLGVVFYNSGINASRVNSNIACVFFILLFLYFSSSMPAVLVFPVEAAVFLREYLNNWYRLRSYYTTKIMSDLPLQILCPTVFIIIAYYLTGQPMEYDRFLCTWLICVLTTILGQSSGMLIGIAFSTNLGVFLIPAINMPMILFAGFFLKFSEVISYLRPLCAVSFFRYAFEGILQAFYDGERNRLACTEVYCQLRSPKKILEMMDMPAVSYATTVIALCMWIFCLQVSTYLVLKWKAHIAER; translated from the exons ATGATGGTTGACTGTTTAATCGCGAATCAAGGTCAAACTGCGAACGCAGTTACATGCGATACGGCAGTGAGAAAGTTGTACTCGAGCGGGAATGGTTTTATCAACAGTCGCCGGGATGAATTCAT GTATACTTTGCGAGAAAACACTACGTACGAATTATGGCCAGTCGTTCTTCAAATTAAGTTGCATGGA GTAACAGTCAAGGAACGCGAAGAGATGGAAACATACGACAACGATGCAACCGCTGACTCAACAGCGAAAATGATTGATGAAGAATGCTCGATTCAGTTAAAAAGCGATAAAAATTGCGTTAATTTGGAAATACGGCCAGTGACCAAAATGCACGTCGAATTCAACAATCTTTCGTACAGCGTCCATTGCAATAAAG TAAAGTCAAAAAGAATACTGGAGAACGTGACTGGATGTTTCCGACCAGGAAAGTTGACCGCTATTATCGGTCCTTCCGGAGCAGGAAAGACAACGCTACTACGAATCATATCTGTCCTTAAATCAACAAACGTGCAAGGGTCAATTACTGTTAACGGCCGTGAATGGAACGGTAGCGTCTTTCGCAAGCACACTTGCTTTCTACCACAAGAATTTGCGTTGCTGCCTCTACTGACTACAAGAGAGACTCTGTACATCGCTGCGCAATTGAAAGTTCAAGGCGTTCGCGAGCTACGTGCTTTTTATTTGATA GTACAAGAAATAGCAGACAATCTGGGTTTAATGAACTGTTTGGATACACTGGTGAAGAATTTGAGTGGTGGAGAACGAAAGAGGCTGTCGATCGGAGTAGAAATGGTAACGAGGCCTTCCGTTTTACTTCTCGATGAACCCACTAGTGGACTCGACAGCACCTCTTCAAATCAG GTGATCGGTCTTCTGCACGGTATGGCAAAAGCAGGCTGTACAGTTGCCTGTGCAGTTCATCAACCCAGCAGCCGAATGATATCGCAATTTGATGATTTATTAGTCTTGCATAAAGGAAAATCCTTCTATTGTGGCCCCTGGGACGATGTTCTGAGTACTTGCAACAGCGCGGAATACACTTGCCCGCAATTTTACAATATAGCTGAGTTTG TTTTGGAGATCATGACAGAAGAAAGGAGAGGAGATTTGAATAATTTGTATAGAATAAGTCGCGACAAGTACCTGAATTGGAGCAGTCATTTTCAGTATCCTATTAATG ATATAACAATCATGTCTAAAATGGATAGTGCCATGTGTAAGTCAAAGACATCGTCCTTCTGGCAAGAAGAGAAAGTCCTTTTGTTGAGGGCGATGATTTGTACCAAACGAGACAAC ACCTTGACGAAGCTTAGGCTTGCAGCTCATGTGGTAATTGCATTTTTACTAGGCGTAGTGTTTTACAATTCTGGGATTAATGCTAGTAGAGTTAACAGCAATATAGCTTGTGTGTTTTTTATTTTGCTGTTCTTGTATTTCTCAAGCTCTATGCCCGCCGTGTTAGTGT TTCCTGTAGAAGCTGCTGTGTTTTTACGAGAATATCTAAACAATTGGTATCGTTTGAGGTCTTATTACACCACTAAAATCATGTCGGATTTACCACTACAA ATACTTTGTCCAACGGTGTTCATTATAATTGCTTACTACCTGACTGGACAACCTATGGAGTACGATAGATTTCTATGCACTTGGCTGATTTGCGTTTTAACAACGATCTTGGGACAATCGTCTGGAATGCTAATTGGCATTGCATTCAGCACAAAC TTAGGCGTATTTCTGATTCCTGCAATCAACATGCCGATGATCCTTTTCGCCGGATTTTTCCTGAAATTCAGCGAAGTGATCTCCTACCTGCGACCTTTATGCGCCGTTAGTTTCTTTAG GTACGCGTTTGAAGGAATTTTACAAGCGTTTTACGACGGTGAAAGGAATAGACTAGCTTGCACTGAAGTTTATTGTCAGTTACGTTCACCAAAAAAGATTCTAGAGATGATGGATATGCCTGCAGTTTCATATGCAACGACTGTAATAGCGCTGTGCATGTGGATATTTTGTCTGCAAGTTAGTACATATTTGGTACTTAAATGGAAAGCGCATATAGCTGAAAGATAA
- the LOC143186927 gene encoding ATP-binding cassette sub-family G member 1 isoform X3, with protein sequence MMVDCLIANQGQTANAVTCDTAVRKLYSSGNGFINSRRDEFMYTLRENTTYELWPVVLQIKLHGVTVKEREEMETYDNDATADSTAKMIDEECSIQLKSDKNCVNLEIRPVTKMHVEFNNLSYSVHCNKVKSKRILENVTGCFRPGKLTAIIGPSGAGKTTLLRIISVLKSTNVQGSITVNGREWNGSVFRKHTCFLPQEFALLPLLTTRETLYIAAQLKVQGVRELRAFYLIVQEIADNLGLMNCLDTLVKNLSGGERKRLSIGVEMVTRPSVLLLDEPTSGLDSTSSNQVIGLLHGMAKAGCTVACAVHQPSSRMISQFDDLLVLHKGKSFYCGPWDDVLSTCNSAEYTCPQFYNIAEFVLEIMTEERRGDLNNLYRISRDKYLNWSSHFQYPINDITIMSKMDSAMCKSKTSSFWQEEKVLLLRAMICTKRDNTLTKLRLAAHVVIAFLLGVVFYNSGINASRVNSNIACVFFILLFLYFSSSMPAVLVFPVEAAVFLREYLNNWYRLRSYYTTKIMSDLPLQILCPTVFIIIAYYLTGQPMEYDRFLCTWLICVLTTILGQSSGMLIGIAFSTNVIYYSTRN encoded by the exons ATGATGGTTGACTGTTTAATCGCGAATCAAGGTCAAACTGCGAACGCAGTTACATGCGATACGGCAGTGAGAAAGTTGTACTCGAGCGGGAATGGTTTTATCAACAGTCGCCGGGATGAATTCAT GTATACTTTGCGAGAAAACACTACGTACGAATTATGGCCAGTCGTTCTTCAAATTAAGTTGCATGGA GTAACAGTCAAGGAACGCGAAGAGATGGAAACATACGACAACGATGCAACCGCTGACTCAACAGCGAAAATGATTGATGAAGAATGCTCGATTCAGTTAAAAAGCGATAAAAATTGCGTTAATTTGGAAATACGGCCAGTGACCAAAATGCACGTCGAATTCAACAATCTTTCGTACAGCGTCCATTGCAATAAAG TAAAGTCAAAAAGAATACTGGAGAACGTGACTGGATGTTTCCGACCAGGAAAGTTGACCGCTATTATCGGTCCTTCCGGAGCAGGAAAGACAACGCTACTACGAATCATATCTGTCCTTAAATCAACAAACGTGCAAGGGTCAATTACTGTTAACGGCCGTGAATGGAACGGTAGCGTCTTTCGCAAGCACACTTGCTTTCTACCACAAGAATTTGCGTTGCTGCCTCTACTGACTACAAGAGAGACTCTGTACATCGCTGCGCAATTGAAAGTTCAAGGCGTTCGCGAGCTACGTGCTTTTTATTTGATA GTACAAGAAATAGCAGACAATCTGGGTTTAATGAACTGTTTGGATACACTGGTGAAGAATTTGAGTGGTGGAGAACGAAAGAGGCTGTCGATCGGAGTAGAAATGGTAACGAGGCCTTCCGTTTTACTTCTCGATGAACCCACTAGTGGACTCGACAGCACCTCTTCAAATCAG GTGATCGGTCTTCTGCACGGTATGGCAAAAGCAGGCTGTACAGTTGCCTGTGCAGTTCATCAACCCAGCAGCCGAATGATATCGCAATTTGATGATTTATTAGTCTTGCATAAAGGAAAATCCTTCTATTGTGGCCCCTGGGACGATGTTCTGAGTACTTGCAACAGCGCGGAATACACTTGCCCGCAATTTTACAATATAGCTGAGTTTG TTTTGGAGATCATGACAGAAGAAAGGAGAGGAGATTTGAATAATTTGTATAGAATAAGTCGCGACAAGTACCTGAATTGGAGCAGTCATTTTCAGTATCCTATTAATG ATATAACAATCATGTCTAAAATGGATAGTGCCATGTGTAAGTCAAAGACATCGTCCTTCTGGCAAGAAGAGAAAGTCCTTTTGTTGAGGGCGATGATTTGTACCAAACGAGACAAC ACCTTGACGAAGCTTAGGCTTGCAGCTCATGTGGTAATTGCATTTTTACTAGGCGTAGTGTTTTACAATTCTGGGATTAATGCTAGTAGAGTTAACAGCAATATAGCTTGTGTGTTTTTTATTTTGCTGTTCTTGTATTTCTCAAGCTCTATGCCCGCCGTGTTAGTGT TTCCTGTAGAAGCTGCTGTGTTTTTACGAGAATATCTAAACAATTGGTATCGTTTGAGGTCTTATTACACCACTAAAATCATGTCGGATTTACCACTACAA ATACTTTGTCCAACGGTGTTCATTATAATTGCTTACTACCTGACTGGACAACCTATGGAGTACGATAGATTTCTATGCACTTGGCTGATTTGCGTTTTAACAACGATCTTGGGACAATCGTCTGGAATGCTAATTGGCATTGCATTCAGCACAAACGTAATATATTACTCGACTCGCAACTAA